From the Octopus sinensis linkage group LG28, ASM634580v1, whole genome shotgun sequence genome, one window contains:
- the LOC115225717 gene encoding zinc finger protein 679-like, producing the protein SFTQHKRIHTREKPYHCDICGKSFSQSSSLTNHKRVHTGEKPYTCNICGKSFSQSCSLTPHIRIHTGEKPYCCDICGKSFSHSGSLTTHKWVHTGEKPYSCDICGKSFSQNIGLTQHKRVHTG; encoded by the coding sequence agcttcactcaacacaaacgtattcatacaagggagaaaccatatcactgtgatatctgtggtaaatcattctctcaaagcagcaGCTTAACgaatcacaaacgtgttcatacaggagagaaaccatatacctgtaatatctgtggtaaatcattctctcaaagctgTAGCTTAACACCACAcatacgtatccatacaggagagaaaccatattgctgtgatatctgtggtaaatcattctctcatagcggtagcttaactactcacaaatgggttcatacaggagagaagccatattcctgtgatatctgtggaaaatcattctctcagaacattggcttaactcaacacaaacgtgttcatacagggtaG